GTCATCGGCGCAACGCCGCTGCTTGGCCGGCTGCTCGAGCCAAGTGACTTCGCGCCCGGCGCGGCGCCGGTGGTCGTCATCACGCACGCATTGTGGCGGCAGCGCTTGAACGCCAATCCGGATGTCGTATCGTCGCGCCTATCGGTCGACGGCGTGCCGGCAACCGTCATCGGCGTTCTCAGGCCGGAGTTCACGGCTTTACCGACGATGCTCGCATGTCAGCCGGAGATGTATCGCCCGTTGCCGTCGCGCTACGACGACGCGCAGCGATCGTGGAGCTTTCTCAAGACGATCGCGCGGCTGGCTCCGGGCGCGACGATCGAAAGCGCGCAGCGAGAGCTCGACGTCGAAAGCGCGCGCCTTGCGGCGGCGTTCCCGGAAGCCAATCGCGGACACCGCGCCGTGGTCGTGAGCCTCGGCGACTACGTGACGAGACCGCTCGAGGGAGAGCTGCTGCTCGTTCAAGCGGGCGCCGTGTTCGTGCTCCTCATCGCATGCGCCAACATCGCCGGCCTGATGCTGACGCGCACCGCGGCTCGTCAACGCGAGCTCGCGATTCGAATCGCGCTTGGTGCGAGCCGCGCGCGTCTGGCGCGACAGCTGGCGACCGAGTGCGGGTTGCTGGGAGCGGCCGCGTTCGTGCTCGGCGCCGGCCTCACGTCGATCGGCGCAGTCGCCATCGCTCGACAACTCGGCGACGTGTTACCCGATCCGCGCGGAGTCTCGGCCGACTGGCGAGTTCTCGCGTTCTCGATTCTCGCCTCGTTTGCCGCGACGATCGTGTTCACGATTGCGACGGTGGCCGCGGCCTTCCGAGGGCCGGGGCCGCTCTCGTCGCTGAGGGACGGTGGGCGCACGTCCGCCCCAGGTCATGCAGGCGTTCGCCGCGTCGTCGTCGCCGCCCAGCTCGCAATGGCGACGATCGTTCTCGTGGGCGCCGGGTTGCTCGCGCGAAGTTACGTAAAACTACGCGCGGTTCCCTCGGGGTTCGATCCGAGAGGTGTGGTGACGGCGCGCGTCACGCTGCCCGATACGCTCTATCCGCGGGGCGAGCGTCAGGTGCGATTCTTCGGCGAAGTATTGAATCGCATCTCCGCCGTGCCGGGCGTGACCGCCGCGGGAGCGGTGAGCGTGCTTCCGGAGTCGCCGAATTTCGACAGGACCGACGCGAAAGTCGTCGGACGAACGTATGCGCCCGGCGAAGTGCCGAGTCCAGACGTGTATCGCGTCACGCCGGGCTACTTCGAGGCGATGGGTATTCCGCTCGACGCGGGACGGCGATTTACCCCGACGGATGACGACCAGCATCCGCTCGTCGCGATCATCAACGAGACGATGGCACGGGCTCTCTTTCCGGACGGGAGCGCGGTCGGGAAGCGCATTTGGAGCGGGGCGGGCCAGGCGGAACGTACGGTGGTCGGCGTCGTGGGCGACACGTATCAGTACGGACTCGATCGCTCCCTGACCATGCAACTGTACGTGCCGCACGCGGATAATTCGGGCGGCGACCTCACGCTCGTGGTTCGCGCGGCGAGGGACGACGCAGGGGCCAACATCGCTGCGCGGGTTCGCGATGCGGTGCGGGACGTGGACCCGGGCGTGCCGGTCGATGAGATCCTGACGATGAAGCAGGTGCTGGCGCAGTCGGCGGCTCGCCACCGCGTCATCGCGCAGGTCTCGATCGCGTTCGCGATTGGCGCGATCGCGCTCGCGGCGCTCGGACTCTACGGCGTGATCGCGTTCGGCGTGTCGGCGCGAACGCCGGAGATCGGCTTGCGTATGGCGCTGGGAGCGACGAGCCGAGCGATCATCGCCAACGTCGCGGCAGATGTGGGTCGGATCGTCATCGTCGGGATTGTTGTCGGCCTGTCGTTGTCGGTGTGGCTGGCGGGCTTATTATCGCCGCTCCTTTTTCGTGTTTCGGCGCGGGATCCGCTGGCGTTCTTCGGGTCCTGTGCCGCGCTCACCGTCGTAGCCGCGCTCGCGGCGCTGCTCCCGGCGCGACGGGCCGCGCGTGTCAGTCCTGCGATTGCGCTGCGCTGCGATTGAGAACGAGACGTCCTAAGGGCGCCGACGTCCTAAGGGCGCCGACGTCCTAAGAGCGCCGACGTCCTAAGAGCGCCGACGTCCTAAAGGCGCAACTTCGTGTGGCGTGTTCAGGGGGCGAGAGGGTGGGGCTGTCCGGAGCGGAGCCGAGGCAATATTGCAGTGGTCCGTGGAGGACAGTCCCACCCCGAGCCTTCGCGCGAAGAGAGCGTGACCATAGGTAGTATGCAGCATTGGCATTGCAGCTTTGTACACCTGTTGACAGCGTGCCGCCCCTATCCCGCTTGACGTTAGGCCGCCCACCCCTTCAACCAGATTCGGAGTCCGCTGCATGGGGCTGGCCTCGCTATCGCGAGGAACCGCCGTCGTGGTGCTCGTGGTGCTATCGTCACGGCGAGCTCGCGCGCAGGCGAGCCACGCGTGCAGTACAGATCGCGCGGTCTCGACACTCGTGGGCGCCGGGCTCGGTGCCGCCGCGGCCGCGATTCCGGCGACGATCGTGCACCGGCACGATGCGGGGCGGGG
This genomic window from Gemmatimonadaceae bacterium contains:
- a CDS encoding ABC transporter permease, which gives rise to MRVSRWPAMFALRLRTLLRRADVERDLEDEIRDHIEQQTQLNVARGMNPVAARQAALVAFGGASRIKEEVRDQLRPAALAELTQDLRYAWRMCRRTPALTAVVVVTIGTAVALATSAFSAVDGVLLRSLPYRSAERLALVWDTQRQKGIAQLDPVSFTNAMDWRRDVRALQSLAVFSCTPRPIITTSGVADRTTQMEVSPDFFAVIGATPLLGRLLEPSDFAPGAAPVVVITHALWRQRLNANPDVVSSRLSVDGVPATVIGVLRPEFTALPTMLACQPEMYRPLPSRYDDAQRSWSFLKTIARLAPGATIESAQRELDVESARLAAAFPEANRGHRAVVVSLGDYVTRPLEGELLLVQAGAVFVLLIACANIAGLMLTRTAARQRELAIRIALGASRARLARQLATECGLLGAAAFVLGAGLTSIGAVAIARQLGDVLPDPRGVSADWRVLAFSILASFAATIVFTIATVAAAFRGPGPLSSLRDGGRTSAPGHAGVRRVVVAAQLAMATIVLVGAGLLARSYVKLRAVPSGFDPRGVVTARVTLPDTLYPRGERQVRFFGEVLNRISAVPGVTAAGAVSVLPESPNFDRTDAKVVGRTYAPGEVPSPDVYRVTPGYFEAMGIPLDAGRRFTPTDDDQHPLVAIINETMARALFPDGSAVGKRIWSGAGQAERTVVGVVGDTYQYGLDRSLTMQLYVPHADNSGGDLTLVVRAARDDAGANIAARVRDAVRDVDPGVPVDEILTMKQVLAQSAARHRVIAQVSIAFAIGAIALAALGLYGVIAFGVSARTPEIGLRMALGATSRAIIANVAADVGRIVIVGIVVGLSLSVWLAGLLSPLLFRVSARDPLAFFGSCAALTVVAALAALLPARRAARVSPAIALRCD